A genome region from Oryzias melastigma strain HK-1 linkage group LG12, ASM292280v2, whole genome shotgun sequence includes the following:
- the LOC112163014 gene encoding secretory carrier-associated membrane protein 1 isoform X2, translated as MSDFDSNPFADPELNSPFQTPAGTAPRAPGPAVSTQPAIMKPSEEPPAYSQPQGQESSRAAAELLRRQEELERKAAELDRREREMQTLSASGGRKNNWPPLPENLPVGPCFYHDISVDIPVEFQKTVKIMYYLWMFHTGTLLANLIACLSWFCVDGTRGVDFGLSILWCLLFTPCSFVCWYRPLYGAFRSDSSFRFFVFFFVYICQFGIYVIQCIGINGWGASGWISALTGLNKSVPVGIIMILVAALFTSLAVMSLIMFKKIHALYRTTGASFEKAQQEFATGVMSNKTVQTAAANAASTAASTAAQGAFKEQI; from the exons ACGCCCGCGGGGACGGCCCCCAGAGCCCCGGGCCCTGCTGTCAGCACGCAGCCCGCCATCATGAAGCCATCAGAGGAGCCGCCGGCGTACTCGCAGCCCCAGGGCCAG GAGTCGTCCCGAGCGGCTGCCGAGCTGCTGAGGaggcaggaggagctggagaggaaGGCTGCAGAGCTGGACCGGCGGGAGAGAGAGATGCAGACGCTCAGCGCCTCCGgag GCAGGAAGAACAACTGGCCCCCCCTCCCAGAGAACCTCCCGGTGGGTCCGTGTTTCTACCACGACATCAGCGTGGACATCCCCGTGGAGTTTCAGAAGACGGTCAAAATCATGTACTACCTCTGGATGT TCCACACCGGGACGCTGCTGGCCAACCTCATCGCCTGCCTGTCCTGGTTCTGTGTGGACGGGACGCGTGGCGTGGACTTCGGCCTGTCCATCCTCTGGTGTTTGCTCTTCACGCCGTGCTCGTTCGTCTGCTGGTACCGGCCGCTGTACGGAGCGTTCAG GAGCGACAGCTCTTTTaggttctttgttttcttcttcgtCTACATCTGCCAGTTTGGGATCTACGTCATTCAGTGTATCGGGATCAATGGTTGGGGCGCGAG CGGCTGGATCTCGGCACTGACTGGGTTGAACAAGAGCGTCCCGGTGGGCATCATCATGATCCTGGTGGCCGCTCTCTTCACCTCCCTGGCCGTCATGTCTCTCATCATGTTTAAGAAG ATCCACGCCCTGTACCGCACCACGGGCGCCAGCTTCGAGAAAGCCCAGCAGGAGTTCGCCACGGGGGTCATGTCTAACAAGACCGTCCAGACGGCGGCGGCCAACGCCGCGTCCACGGCCGCATCCACGGCCGCTCAGGGAGCATTCAAGGAGCAGATCTGA